The following coding sequences are from one Syngnathus acus chromosome 14, fSynAcu1.2, whole genome shotgun sequence window:
- the arr3a gene encoding arrestin 3a, retinal (X-arrestin): MAKVFKKTSGNGGLTLYLGKRDYVDHINNVERLDGVVKLDPTNFGDRKVFVQLACAFRYGSDDLDVMGLCFRKDIWIHIEQLSPDDHKPALSEMHETLLKKAGNDARPFSFEIPTNLPCSVSLQPGPDDKGKACGVDFEVKAFLANDKCNPDEKIEKKDTARLIVRKIQFAPSEVGAGPKAEICKSFMMSDKPVHLEVSLDKDLYFHGETIPIKFKINNESNKTVKKIQISVDQTTDIVLYSADKYTKCVFSKEFGETVEAGGTLENTLTIVPLLADNKEKRGLALDGRLKDEDTNLASTTMLRQGIDKEVLGILVSYKLKVNLMVAGGGLLGGLTSSDVTAEVPLMLMHPKPEE; this comes from the exons ATGGCAAA AGTTTTCAAGAAGACGAGCGGCAACGGCGGTCTCACGCTTTACCTGGGAAAGCGAGACTACGTGGACCACATCAACAACGTGGAAAGACTCG ATGGCGTTGTCAAATTGGACCCAACAAACTTTGGAGACAGAAAAG TGTTTGTGCAGCTGGCGTGCGCCTTCCGCTACGGCAGCGATGACCTGGACGTGATGGGCTTGTGCTTCCGCAAGGACATCTGGATCCACATCGAGCAGCTCTCCCCAGACGACCACAAGCCGGCGCTCTCCGAAATGCACGAAACGCTCCTCAAGAAGGCCGGCAACGACGCCCGCCCCTTCAGCTTTGAA ATTCCCACCAACCTTCCGTGTTCTGTGTCGCTGCAACCGGGCCCTGACGACAAGGGGAAG GCTTGCGGCGTGGACTTTGAGGTCAAGGCCTTCCTGGCCAACGATAAGTGCAACCCAGATGAGAAGATCGAGAAGAA GGACACGGCGCGTCTCATCGTCCGCAAAATCCAGTTCGCGCCATCTGAGGTGGGCGCCGGGCCCAAGGCGGAGATCTGCAAGAGCTTCATGATGTCGGACAAGCCCGTGCACCTTGAGGTTTCCCTGGACAAGGAC CTCTACTTCCATGGCGAGACCATCCCCATCAAGTTTAAGATCAACAATGAGAGCAACAAAACTGTCAAGAAAATTCAGATCTCAG TGGACCAGACCACTGACATCGTCCTCTACTCCGCCGACAAGTACACCAAGTGTGTCTTCTCCAAGGAGTTCGG CGAGACGGTGGAGGCAGGCGGCACCTTGGAGAACACGCTGACCATCGTGCCGCTGCTGGCAGACAACAAGGAGAAGCGAGGCTTGGCCCTGGATGGCCGCCTCAAAGACGAGGACACCAACCTGGCCTCCACCACCAT GTTGCGACAGGGTATTGACAAGGAGGTGCTGGGAATTCTGGTGTCCTACAAGCTCAAAGTCAACCTGATGGTGGCTGGAGGAGG CCTGCTGGGAGGACTCACTTCCAG CGACGTGACCGCCGAGGTGCCGCTGATGCTCATGCACCCCAAACCTGAAG AGTAA
- the LOC119133545 gene encoding proto-oncogene DBL-like isoform X2, translating into MAESKPQRGFPRLRRAATSFPGNLHLVLVLHPSTLLSSTPSPSSSTDLGFRFSQDDFLFKMPVVMLRSVGDLLRYIDDNRLTSEACGAAERRQSDWIVLRSAIETFAVTVKEVAHLLQGFGSELSDSELPDEANAIDFLLRSHTQRYRHMKEDIVGVLKEGRILLDNLETLQASKKDSAEDREDIQSDLDTVQRLLSQLRDMEEAFDGFFEKHHLKMQQYHQLLLYERNFQQMEEELEKMSAEEKAIPAVGHTLLHTEQLIKDLHALEQRAQEVMSRAQVLTLQGHQLAACHHYALALIMQRCNELRHHCDVISGSLRGKRATLTRARDLLVRLDHALRWCDEGAYLLASQTAERFQSREGAQEALRCLSCHQERAPDVADHKRDILNLEFEAILTPQLQCQISMVADKLSSVRTMIQNRERYLRKMTDVRVRPIQPVAPRPEVEATVQQGAKAPLFSPKHSVDFNLLNARFSFDLLPGKRTSRRSGDQRKIEVMHDYQGNRSSLYGSAPTSDSEAEEGVEQVTSHIMKELISTEKIYVEQLLAVLLGYRAEMEDPSVCHLLPPPLRGHQDVLFGNMPEIYQFHSRTFLQDLQRCLSTPEQVGQCFLRRKAKFQMYEHYCQNKPRSESLWKECCDSAFFQECQKKLEHKLPLDSYLLKPIQRLTKYQLILKELLKHCTEPQYRSQLQEALDCMLDLLKSVNDSMHQTAIIGYQGELGLLGRVVLQGSFSVWSSHKRAAARMRELARFKGAQRHVFLYERALVCCKRRDDRQGSPVYSFKSCLGMNSVSVTETVKGDPKKFEVCHRGSQEVYILQAPSVEVKVAWLTEIQKLISQLHKDSLISDSSSASSPAHPNRWEESVNTSHAHSDPLGFSSRRAWSASAHSAAICDGLEDWGATDGSDMSDSEEEVNAGEEDRPPTLVAGRYRVLVASTVSSHDDIIFTCGDVIQLLRRDENGMWLVRNESRDEEGLVLPSDLHRILGETC; encoded by the exons ATGGCTGAGTCCAAGCCGCAGCGGGGCTTCCCGCGTCTCCGCCGCGCCGCG ACATCATTTCCTGGCAACCTGCATTTGGTGTTGGTCCTCCACCCCTCTACCTTGCTAAGCTCCACCCCCAGCCCATCCTCCAGCACCGACCTGGGCTTCCGCTTCAGCCAGGATGACTTCCTGTTCAAGATGCCG GTGGTGATGCTGCGTTCGGTGGGCGACCTGCTTCGCTACATCGACGACAACCGCCTGACCTCGGAGGCGTGCGGCGCAGCCGAGCGCCGTCAAAGCGACTGGATCGTTCTGCGCTCG gcCATCGAGACGTTCGCCGTGACGGTAAAGGAGGTGGCTCACCTTCTGCAAGGCTTCGGCTCCGAGTTGTCGGACAGCGAACTTCCGGACGAGGCCAACGCCATCGACTTCCTGCTCCGCTCGCACACGCAGCGCTACCGACACATGAAG GAGGACATTGTCGGGGTGCTGAAGGAAGGACGCATCCTGCTGGACAATCTGGAGACACTGCAAGCCTCCAAGAAGGATTCGGCAGAAGACCGCGAAGATATCCAGTCAGACTTGGACACGGTTCAAAG gcTGCTGTCTCAGCTGCGCGACATGGAGGAGGCCTTTGATGGCTTCTTTGAGAAACATCACCTGAAGATGCAACAGTACCATCAGCTGCTGCTTTATGAGCGCAACTTCCAGCAg atggaggaggagctggagaagaTGTCAGCCGAGGAGAAGGCCATCCCCGCCGTGGGCCACACGTTGCTGCACACTGAGCAACTCATCAAAGATCTGCACGCTCTGGAGCAACGCGCACAG GAGGTGATGTCCCGCGCTCAGGTCCTGACGTTACAGGGCCACCAGCTGGCCGCTTGCCATCATTACGCGCTGGCCCTCATCATGCAGCGCTGCAATGAGTTGCGTCatcactgtgatgtcatcagcgGGAGCCTCCGCGGCAAACGCGCAACGCTGACACGAGCGAGAGACTTGCTCGTACGGCTGGACcat GCTCTGCGCTGGTGTGACGAGGGCGCGTACCTGCTGGCCAGTCAGACGGCGGAGCGCTTCCAGAGCCGCGAGGGGGCTCAGGAAGCCCTGCGGTGCCTCAGCTGCCACCAAGAGAGGGCGCCAGACGTGGCGGACCACAAAAGAGACATCCTCAATTTGGAGTTTGAGGCCATTCTCACGCCTCAGCTGCAG TGTCAGATCTCCATGGTGGCCGACAAGCTGTCATCCGTGCGGACCATGATCCAAAACCGGGAGCGGTATCTTCGCAAAATGACCGACGTGAGGGTCAGACCCATCCAGCCGGTGGCGCCACGGCCTGAAGTGGAAGCGACGGTGCAACAAGGAGCCAAGGCACCGCTCTTCTCGCCCAAACACA GTGTGGACTTCAACCTTCTCAACGCCAGGTTCTCCTTTGATCTTCTTCCTGGAAAGAGGACCTCCAGGCGGAGCGGTGACCAACGAAAG ATCGAAGTGATGCACGACTACCAAGGCAACCGCAGCTCTCTGTACGGCTCCGCCCCCACCAGCGACTCTGAGGCGGAAGAAGGGGTGGAGCAAGTGACAAG CCACATCATGAAGGAGCTCATCTCCACCGAGAAGATTTACGTGGAGCAGCTCCTGGCCGTTCTTCTG GGCTACCGAGCCGAGATGGAGGACCCGTCCGTGTGTCATCTTCTGCCACCGCCTCTCCGTGGTCACCAGGACGTCCTTTTTGGAAACATGCCAGAAATCTACCAATTTCACAGCAG AACCTTCCTGCAGGACCTCCAGCGCTGCCTGAGCACTCCGGAGCAGGTCGGCCAGTGTTTCCTGCGGCGG AAGGCGAAGTTCCAGATGTACGAGCATTACTGCCAGAACAAGCCACGCTCCGAGTCGCTATGGAAAGAGTGCTGTGACTCCGCCTTCTTCCAG GAGTGCCAGAAGAAGCTGGAGCACAAGCTGCCTCTGGACTCGTACCTCCTGAAACCCATCCAGCGTCTCACCAAGTACCAGCTGATCCTGAAG GAGCTTCTCAAACACTGCACAGAGCCGCAGTACCGCTCGCAACTGCAGGAGGCGCTGGACTGCATGCTCGACCTGCTCAAGTCCGTCAACGACTCCATGCACCAGACCGCCATCATCGGATACCAG GGCGAGTTGGGCCTGCTGGGCCGCGTGGTTCTGCAGGGCAGCTTCAGCGTGTGGAGcagccacaagagggcggcgGCACGCATGCGGGAGCTGGCCCGCTTCAAAGGTGCCCAGCGCCACGTCTTCCTCTACGAGCGAGCGCTGGTGTGCTGCAAGCGTCGCGACGACCGCCAAGGCTCGCCCGTCTACAGCTTCAAGTCCTGCCTCGGT ATGAATTCAGTGAGCGTGACAGAAACAGTGAAAGGAGACCCCAAGAAGTTTGAAGTCTGCCACAGAGGAAGCCAGGAAGTCTACATCCTGCAG GCTCCCAGCGTGGAGGTGAAGGTCGCCTGGCTCACAGAGATCCAAAAGCTCATCAGTCAACTGCACAAAG ACAGCCTCATCTCGGACAG CTCTTCCGCCTCCAGCCCCGCCCATCCCAACAGATGGGAGGAGTCTGTGAACACCAGCCACGCCCATTCGGACCCTCTGGGATTCTCATCCCGACGCG ccTGGTCGGCATCTGCACACTCGGCGGCCATCTGCGACGGCTTGGAGGACTGGGGCGCCACGGACGGCTCAGACATGTCCGATTCGGAAGAAGAGGTCAACGCAGGGGAAGAGGATCGACCCCCGACGCTG GTTGCGGGTCGCTATCGAGTCCTGGTGGCCAGCACCGTGTCGAGCcacgatgacatcatcttcACGTGCGGCGATGTCATCCAGCTGCTACGCCGCGATGAAAATGGAATGTG GTTGGTGAGGAACGAGAGTCGCGACGAAGAGGGGCTTGTCCTGCCCTCAGACCTGCATAGGATTCTGGGAGAGACGTGTTGA
- the LOC119133545 gene encoding proto-oncogene DBL-like isoform X1, with protein MAESKPQRGFPRLRRAATSFPGNLHLVLVLHPSTLLSSTPSPSSSTDLGFRFSQDDFLFKMPVVMLRSVGDLLRYIDDNRLTSEACGAAERRQSDWIVLRSAIETFAVTVKEVAHLLQGFGSELSDSELPDEANAIDFLLRSHTQRYRHMKEDIVGVLKEGRILLDNLETLQASKKDSAEDREDIQSDLDTVQRLLSQLRDMEEAFDGFFEKHHLKMQQYHQLLLYERNFQQMEEELEKMSAEEKAIPAVGHTLLHTEQLIKDLHALEQRAQEVMSRAQVLTLQGHQLAACHHYALALIMQRCNELRHHCDVISGSLRGKRATLTRARDLLVRLDHALRWCDEGAYLLASQTAERFQSREGAQEALRCLSCHQERAPDVADHKRDILNLEFEAILTPQLQCQISMVADKLSSVRTMIQNRERYLRKMTDVRVRPIQPVAPRPEVEATVQQGAKAPLFSPKHSVDFNLLNARFSFDLLPGKRTSRRSGDQRKIEVMHDYQGNRSSLYGSAPTSDSEAEEGVEQVTSHIMKELISTEKIYVEQLLAVLLGYRAEMEDPSVCHLLPPPLRGHQDVLFGNMPEIYQFHSRTFLQDLQRCLSTPEQVGQCFLRRKAKFQMYEHYCQNKPRSESLWKECCDSAFFQECQKKLEHKLPLDSYLLKPIQRLTKYQLILKELLKHCTEPQYRSQLQEALDCMLDLLKSVNDSMHQTAIIGYQGELGLLGRVVLQGSFSVWSSHKRAAARMRELARFKGAQRHVFLYERALVCCKRRDDRQGSPVYSFKSCLGMNSVSVTETVKGDPKKFEVCHRGSQEVYILQAPSVEVKVAWLTEIQKLISQLHKDSLISDSSSASSPAHPNRWEESVNTSHAHSDPLGFSSRRAWSASAHSAAICDGLEDWGATDGSDMSDSEEEVNAGEEDRPPTLLFPFAAPQVAGRYRVLVASTVSSHDDIIFTCGDVIQLLRRDENGMWLVRNESRDEEGLVLPSDLHRILGETC; from the exons ATGGCTGAGTCCAAGCCGCAGCGGGGCTTCCCGCGTCTCCGCCGCGCCGCG ACATCATTTCCTGGCAACCTGCATTTGGTGTTGGTCCTCCACCCCTCTACCTTGCTAAGCTCCACCCCCAGCCCATCCTCCAGCACCGACCTGGGCTTCCGCTTCAGCCAGGATGACTTCCTGTTCAAGATGCCG GTGGTGATGCTGCGTTCGGTGGGCGACCTGCTTCGCTACATCGACGACAACCGCCTGACCTCGGAGGCGTGCGGCGCAGCCGAGCGCCGTCAAAGCGACTGGATCGTTCTGCGCTCG gcCATCGAGACGTTCGCCGTGACGGTAAAGGAGGTGGCTCACCTTCTGCAAGGCTTCGGCTCCGAGTTGTCGGACAGCGAACTTCCGGACGAGGCCAACGCCATCGACTTCCTGCTCCGCTCGCACACGCAGCGCTACCGACACATGAAG GAGGACATTGTCGGGGTGCTGAAGGAAGGACGCATCCTGCTGGACAATCTGGAGACACTGCAAGCCTCCAAGAAGGATTCGGCAGAAGACCGCGAAGATATCCAGTCAGACTTGGACACGGTTCAAAG gcTGCTGTCTCAGCTGCGCGACATGGAGGAGGCCTTTGATGGCTTCTTTGAGAAACATCACCTGAAGATGCAACAGTACCATCAGCTGCTGCTTTATGAGCGCAACTTCCAGCAg atggaggaggagctggagaagaTGTCAGCCGAGGAGAAGGCCATCCCCGCCGTGGGCCACACGTTGCTGCACACTGAGCAACTCATCAAAGATCTGCACGCTCTGGAGCAACGCGCACAG GAGGTGATGTCCCGCGCTCAGGTCCTGACGTTACAGGGCCACCAGCTGGCCGCTTGCCATCATTACGCGCTGGCCCTCATCATGCAGCGCTGCAATGAGTTGCGTCatcactgtgatgtcatcagcgGGAGCCTCCGCGGCAAACGCGCAACGCTGACACGAGCGAGAGACTTGCTCGTACGGCTGGACcat GCTCTGCGCTGGTGTGACGAGGGCGCGTACCTGCTGGCCAGTCAGACGGCGGAGCGCTTCCAGAGCCGCGAGGGGGCTCAGGAAGCCCTGCGGTGCCTCAGCTGCCACCAAGAGAGGGCGCCAGACGTGGCGGACCACAAAAGAGACATCCTCAATTTGGAGTTTGAGGCCATTCTCACGCCTCAGCTGCAG TGTCAGATCTCCATGGTGGCCGACAAGCTGTCATCCGTGCGGACCATGATCCAAAACCGGGAGCGGTATCTTCGCAAAATGACCGACGTGAGGGTCAGACCCATCCAGCCGGTGGCGCCACGGCCTGAAGTGGAAGCGACGGTGCAACAAGGAGCCAAGGCACCGCTCTTCTCGCCCAAACACA GTGTGGACTTCAACCTTCTCAACGCCAGGTTCTCCTTTGATCTTCTTCCTGGAAAGAGGACCTCCAGGCGGAGCGGTGACCAACGAAAG ATCGAAGTGATGCACGACTACCAAGGCAACCGCAGCTCTCTGTACGGCTCCGCCCCCACCAGCGACTCTGAGGCGGAAGAAGGGGTGGAGCAAGTGACAAG CCACATCATGAAGGAGCTCATCTCCACCGAGAAGATTTACGTGGAGCAGCTCCTGGCCGTTCTTCTG GGCTACCGAGCCGAGATGGAGGACCCGTCCGTGTGTCATCTTCTGCCACCGCCTCTCCGTGGTCACCAGGACGTCCTTTTTGGAAACATGCCAGAAATCTACCAATTTCACAGCAG AACCTTCCTGCAGGACCTCCAGCGCTGCCTGAGCACTCCGGAGCAGGTCGGCCAGTGTTTCCTGCGGCGG AAGGCGAAGTTCCAGATGTACGAGCATTACTGCCAGAACAAGCCACGCTCCGAGTCGCTATGGAAAGAGTGCTGTGACTCCGCCTTCTTCCAG GAGTGCCAGAAGAAGCTGGAGCACAAGCTGCCTCTGGACTCGTACCTCCTGAAACCCATCCAGCGTCTCACCAAGTACCAGCTGATCCTGAAG GAGCTTCTCAAACACTGCACAGAGCCGCAGTACCGCTCGCAACTGCAGGAGGCGCTGGACTGCATGCTCGACCTGCTCAAGTCCGTCAACGACTCCATGCACCAGACCGCCATCATCGGATACCAG GGCGAGTTGGGCCTGCTGGGCCGCGTGGTTCTGCAGGGCAGCTTCAGCGTGTGGAGcagccacaagagggcggcgGCACGCATGCGGGAGCTGGCCCGCTTCAAAGGTGCCCAGCGCCACGTCTTCCTCTACGAGCGAGCGCTGGTGTGCTGCAAGCGTCGCGACGACCGCCAAGGCTCGCCCGTCTACAGCTTCAAGTCCTGCCTCGGT ATGAATTCAGTGAGCGTGACAGAAACAGTGAAAGGAGACCCCAAGAAGTTTGAAGTCTGCCACAGAGGAAGCCAGGAAGTCTACATCCTGCAG GCTCCCAGCGTGGAGGTGAAGGTCGCCTGGCTCACAGAGATCCAAAAGCTCATCAGTCAACTGCACAAAG ACAGCCTCATCTCGGACAG CTCTTCCGCCTCCAGCCCCGCCCATCCCAACAGATGGGAGGAGTCTGTGAACACCAGCCACGCCCATTCGGACCCTCTGGGATTCTCATCCCGACGCG ccTGGTCGGCATCTGCACACTCGGCGGCCATCTGCGACGGCTTGGAGGACTGGGGCGCCACGGACGGCTCAGACATGTCCGATTCGGAAGAAGAGGTCAACGCAGGGGAAGAGGATCGACCCCCGACGCTG CTGTTCCCGTTTGCGGCGCCGCAGGTTGCGGGTCGCTATCGAGTCCTGGTGGCCAGCACCGTGTCGAGCcacgatgacatcatcttcACGTGCGGCGATGTCATCCAGCTGCTACGCCGCGATGAAAATGGAATGTG GTTGGTGAGGAACGAGAGTCGCGACGAAGAGGGGCTTGTCCTGCCCTCAGACCTGCATAGGATTCTGGGAGAGACGTGTTGA
- the LOC119133550 gene encoding coagulation factor IX-like, with protein sequence MCLRLYFEQNRLKMASVRLVLLLLTFGVRAATNDDVDGNAREVRIERRAASEVLKRQRRFNTIFEEMKAGNLERECREETCDYEEAREIFEDDTKTMEFMAKYSDGDQCKPPPCQNGGSCHDGIKSYLCWCDPRFTGKNCEIEVSKQCSINNGGCSHFCSMNSNGVRCHCASGYKLADDLVTCEPTGEFSCGRTASAPKPRSANWTDGAEPDDDIIPDEWLDHEYEDEPERGGNASTPSQLRRRSVRGAGEPSSSPLPWQSFFPTLPSITANENTDQRIVGGNEAKAGDFPWQAALISHSERLMDPKAKPFCGGSLLSELWVITAAHCVMEARVREMTFFVRLGEHDMDKHEGTERDHEVAEEHVHRLYKFEEARFNHDVALLKLAVAVELSAQRRPVCLGPKDFTDTLLEEAPISVVTGWGQVTFRGAKSSVLRRVDVPLVNRAVCKASSKYNITPLMFCAGFRDRKEDACKGDSGGPHVTLHQSVWFLTGIVSWGEECAAPGKYGIYTHVSRYYAWISKTIGIHTNS encoded by the exons ATGTGTTTGCGCTTGTACTTTGAGCAAAACAGATTGAAGATGGCCTCCGTGCGTTTGGTGCTGTTGCTGCTAACGTTTGGAGTCCGGGCCGCCACCAATGACGATGTGGATGGAAACGCGC GCGAGGTACGGATAGAGCGGCGGGCGGCGTCTGAGGTGCTGAAACGCCAACGCCGCTTCAACACCATTTTCGAGGAGATGAAGGCTGGCAATCTGGAGCGGGAATGCCGGGAGGAAACGTGTGACTACGAGGAGGCCCGCGAGATCTTTGAGGACGATACCAAAACg ATGGAATTCATGGCCAAATACAGCG ACGGCGACCAGTGCAAGCCACCTCCTTGCCAAAATGGCGGTAGCTGTCACGATGGCATCAAATCGTACCTGTGCTGGTGCGACCCGCGCTTTACTGGAAAGAACTGCGAGATTG AGGTCTCCAAGCAGTGTTCGATCAACAATGGCGGCTGCTCTCACTTCTGCTCCATGAACTCAAACGGCGTGCGCTGCCACTGTGCATCGGGATACAAACTAGCCGATGACCTCGTGACTTGCGAGCCCACAG GCGAGTTCAGCTGCGGCAGGACGGCGTCGGCCCCGAAACCGCGTTCGGCCAATTGGACAGACGGAGCCGAGCCAGACGATGACATCATCCCGGACGAGTGGCTGGACCATGAATATGAGGACGAGCCGGAGCGTGGCGGCAACGCCTCCACGCCCTCTCAGCTCAGGAGGCGCTCGGTCAGGGGAGCCGGCGAGCCGTCGTCATCGCCGCTGCCGTGGCAATCCTTCTTCCCCACGCTGCCTAGCATCACGGCCAATGAGAACACCGACCAGAGGATCGTGGGCGGCAACGAGGCCAAAGCGGGAGACTTTCCCTGGCAG GCGGCGCTGATCTCGCACTCGGAGAGGCTGATGGACCCCAAGGCGAAACCCTTCTGCGGCGGCTCGCTGCTCAGCGAGCTTTGGGTGATCACGGCGGCACACTGCGTGATGGAGGCCCGCGTGAGGGAAATGACCTTCTTCGTGCGATTAG GCGAACACGACATGGACAAGCACGAGGGTACGGAGAGGGACCACGAAGTGGCTGAGGAGCACGTGCACAGATTATACAAGTTTGAAGAGGCACGCTTTAACCACGACGTGGCGCTGCTCAAGTTGGCCGTGGCGGTGGAGTTGTCGGCGCAGCGTCGGCCCGTCTGCCTGGGGCCCAAAGACTTCACGGACACCCTCCTGGAGGAGGCGCCCATCTCTGTGGTGACCGGCTGGGGCCAAGTGACTTTCAGGGGGGCCAAGTCGTCGGTGCTGCGCCGGGTGGATGTTCCCTTGGTGAATCGCGCCGTCTGCAAGGCCAGCAGCAAGTACAACATCACCCCCTTAATGTTCTGCGCCGGCTTCCGCGACCGTAAGGAGGATGCCTGCAAGGGGGACAGCGGGGGGCCGCACGTCACTCTCCACCAGAGTGTCTGGTTCCTCACCGGCATAGTCAGCTGGGGCGAGGAATGCGCCGCGCCCGGCAAGTATGGCATTTACACACACGTCTCGCGCTACTACGCCTGGATCAGCAAAACCATCGGCATCCACACCAACTCATGA